One Kitasatospora sp. MAP12-44 DNA segment encodes these proteins:
- a CDS encoding CYTH domain-containing protein produces MARLEEAYGPGRPEVYQDTYYDLPVGALTSADRELRIRTVHGATDTRTVLTYKGARVDEASGSKPEHETRVEEYYGGTNTPPPVEQVRSALFGSRPAATVLLARDGEVVVGLASVSFLRPGGRG; encoded by the coding sequence ATGGCCCGACTGGAGGAGGCCTACGGCCCCGGGCGCCCCGAGGTCTACCAGGACACCTACTACGACCTCCCGGTCGGCGCTCTCACCAGCGCTGACCGCGAGCTGCGGATCCGCACCGTCCACGGCGCGACCGATACCCGCACCGTCCTGACGTACAAGGGCGCCCGGGTCGATGAGGCCTCCGGGTCCAAGCCGGAGCACGAGACGCGGGTCGAGGAGTACTACGGCGGGACGAACACGCCGCCGCCGGTCGAACAGGTCCGGTCCGCGCTGTTCGGTTCGCGGCCGGCCGCGACGGTGCTACTCGCCCGCGACGGCGAGGTGGTCGTCGGCCTGGCGTCCGTCAGCTTCTTACGGCCTGGCGGCCGGGGCTGA
- a CDS encoding cation:proton antiporter has product MTTNQILVGVGLTVLLAVGSQILAGRLRIPALIVLLPVGFAGGALFDDLNPQRMLGAAFSPLVSLAVAVILYDAGLGLDLRKLKGHTRRVVVRLIWVGVLLSWLAGTALAIPLLGMDRGSALMLGAILVVSGPTVVGPLLGFVRPKDRLQHILVWEGSLIDPVGGILGALVFHLVDAGTGHRFGTGALKFLGSVGIGLLGGVVGAAVLWLLFRFVRLGAVIGTTAQLAAVIGVAAFCDALRDDTGLIAAVVMGLAVANLMSFGVPARRVFFETLVSLILGLLFISISATVTPQSLSHVALPALALAAVLVVVVRPMVALLSTLGTDLSRGERGFVGWMAPRGIVAAATASTFSASLVAKGIGGATKILPATFVVIVATVTLYGFTAAVVARRLGVVRPSRSRPLLVGGEPWVVELGLALRSAGLEVLMWAGLEEQRERIGKVGLELAPGELLAAATGEGAELEGITSVFLLTAEDDFNALAAAVLRGSLEGSVHRVGAPRESVGVVAPFLGGEVLFGTELTGAALAGRYQGGAAVVARPAGQQVPARWETLFVVRGDGRLEPVTQAHRPVPGEGDTVVLLSPSRVTPG; this is encoded by the coding sequence GTGACGACCAATCAGATCCTCGTCGGCGTGGGCCTGACCGTGCTGCTCGCCGTCGGGTCGCAGATTCTGGCGGGTCGGCTGCGCATCCCGGCGCTCATCGTCCTGCTGCCGGTCGGATTCGCCGGCGGCGCGCTGTTCGACGACCTGAACCCGCAGCGGATGCTCGGCGCGGCGTTCTCGCCCCTGGTGTCGCTCGCGGTCGCGGTGATCCTCTACGACGCCGGCCTCGGGCTGGACCTTCGGAAGCTGAAGGGCCACACCCGGCGCGTCGTCGTCCGGCTGATCTGGGTCGGCGTCCTGCTCAGCTGGCTGGCCGGGACGGCCCTCGCGATTCCGCTGCTGGGGATGGACCGGGGGTCGGCCCTGATGCTCGGCGCGATCCTGGTGGTGTCCGGGCCGACGGTGGTCGGGCCGCTGCTCGGCTTCGTGCGGCCCAAGGACCGGCTGCAGCACATCCTGGTGTGGGAGGGCTCGCTGATCGACCCGGTCGGCGGCATCCTGGGCGCGCTCGTCTTCCATCTGGTCGACGCCGGCACCGGGCACCGGTTCGGCACCGGCGCGCTGAAGTTCCTCGGCAGTGTGGGGATCGGGCTGCTCGGGGGCGTCGTCGGGGCCGCCGTGCTGTGGCTGCTGTTCCGGTTCGTGCGGCTCGGCGCGGTGATCGGCACCACGGCGCAACTCGCCGCGGTGATCGGGGTGGCGGCCTTCTGCGACGCGCTGCGCGACGACACCGGGCTGATCGCCGCCGTGGTGATGGGCCTGGCCGTGGCCAACCTGATGAGCTTCGGCGTGCCGGCCCGGCGGGTGTTCTTCGAGACCCTGGTCAGCCTGATCCTCGGCCTGCTCTTCATCTCGATCTCGGCCACCGTGACTCCGCAGTCGCTGAGTCATGTGGCCCTTCCCGCGCTGGCCCTGGCCGCCGTCCTGGTGGTCGTCGTCAGGCCGATGGTCGCTCTGCTCTCGACCCTCGGCACGGACCTGTCCCGGGGTGAGCGGGGCTTCGTCGGGTGGATGGCGCCGCGCGGCATCGTCGCGGCGGCGACCGCGTCGACGTTCTCCGCCAGCCTGGTGGCGAAGGGGATCGGCGGCGCCACCAAGATCCTGCCGGCCACCTTCGTGGTCATCGTCGCGACCGTGACGCTGTACGGGTTCACCGCCGCGGTGGTCGCGCGGCGCCTCGGTGTGGTGCGGCCGTCGCGCTCCCGCCCGCTGCTGGTCGGCGGTGAGCCGTGGGTGGTGGAGCTGGGGCTGGCGCTGCGGTCGGCGGGTCTCGAGGTGCTGATGTGGGCGGGTCTGGAGGAGCAGCGCGAGCGGATCGGTAAGGTCGGCCTGGAGCTGGCGCCGGGGGAACTGCTGGCCGCCGCCACCGGGGAGGGGGCCGAACTGGAGGGCATCACCTCGGTGTTCCTGCTCACGGCCGAGGACGACTTCAACGCCCTGGCGGCGGCCGTGCTGCGGGGGAGCTTGGAGGGGTCGGTGCACCGGGTCGGGGCGCCGCGCGAGAGCGTCGGCGTGGTCGCCCCGTTCCTCGGCGGCGAGGTGCTGTTCGGCACGGAGCTCACCGGGGCGGCGCTGGCCGGCCGGTACCAGGGCGGCGCGGCCGTGGTGGCCCGGCCGGCCGGCCAGCAGGTGCCGGCCCGCTGGGAGACGCTCTTCGTGGTGCGGGGGGATGGCCGGCTGGAGCCGGTCACCCAGGCGCACCGCCCGGTGCCGGGGGAGGGGGACACCGTCGTCCTGCTCTCCCCTTCGCGAGTTACGCCCGGTTGA
- a CDS encoding NUDIX domain-containing protein, producing MSRRDYENDPQAPEANSLVPAASVVVVNGHGQVLLQRRTDNGMWALPGGKMELGESLADCGVRETLEETGIDVEIVGIVGTYTDPGHVFAYDDGEVRQEFSICLLGRPTGGTLRVSDESHEVAWFSPVETDGLPMVASIRKRLSDWRSGQMPVIR from the coding sequence ATGTCGAGGCGTGACTACGAGAACGACCCGCAGGCGCCTGAGGCGAACAGCCTTGTCCCGGCGGCATCGGTGGTTGTCGTCAACGGGCACGGCCAGGTGCTGCTGCAACGGCGCACGGACAACGGGATGTGGGCACTGCCCGGCGGCAAGATGGAGCTGGGTGAGTCCCTGGCCGATTGCGGTGTCCGGGAGACTCTGGAGGAGACCGGCATCGACGTCGAGATCGTCGGGATCGTAGGGACCTACACGGACCCGGGCCACGTCTTCGCCTATGACGACGGCGAGGTGCGCCAGGAGTTCTCGATCTGCCTGCTGGGCCGACCGACTGGTGGGACGCTGCGGGTATCGGACGAGTCGCACGAGGTGGCCTGGTTCTCGCCAGTAGAGACGGACGGCCTGCCCATGGTGGCGAGCATCCGAAAGCGGCTCAGCGACTGGCGCTCCGGGCAGATGCCGGTCATCCGGTAG
- a CDS encoding galactose oxidase early set domain-containing protein: protein MTRRPLSGLLAACAAALVLATTTVSATPLPAPLTADRFGDTGGLRITDEQVRAELRPGEVEAFGRPAAESMARDRLGLRAVQTDYPQTTRTNRFNALTASQAQLNAAFDPAVAGKFTDYFPTPEFGAHIALLPTGKILAFSFESVEDNPQKETAPTDVIGHQNAGRAYLWDPSKGSGPAAFKAVPPPVVDMPDGTGEPRPAPFFCAGHSYLSNGMVGVFGGNLGGNGGTGAKLALVFDPWTETWHQQQDLAVGRWYPSVVTGADGRLLIMSGQSELGWGTPTPLIERFPAKGVDLSYTPGSVPDGLPSDQWKTDAPYRMDYPHLFSLRDGKVYGFGRDADQQWTFNPADESRGKLPDRPDGGLRNYGSAVALPGGSAGPDSVLILGGNRNDRNTYRFSNGTWTTDTQRAFGRTQDDTLILPNGNLFTVNGSYDIRDYGNGPYNPNADLKYRQTELRDAQGRWTLGPVQRLPRGYHSNAVLLPDGRIMVTGDELQQIANNPDIKSGMNGTIEIYEPPYLHQGPRPVLSKAPTRALDYNSSFKVSSSTASQVSRAVLVAPITSTHSVDTSQRHLELQITGRSGDRLELKTPPSAQAAPPGYYMLFLLDAAGVPSEAKFVHIAPGS from the coding sequence ATGACACGCAGACCACTGTCGGGACTGCTGGCGGCCTGCGCCGCAGCCCTGGTACTGGCAACCACCACCGTTTCGGCCACGCCCCTGCCCGCCCCGCTCACCGCCGACCGCTTCGGGGACACCGGCGGCCTGCGGATCACCGACGAGCAGGTGCGGGCCGAACTGCGTCCCGGCGAGGTCGAGGCGTTCGGCCGCCCGGCCGCCGAGTCGATGGCGCGCGACCGGCTCGGTCTGCGGGCCGTGCAGACCGACTATCCGCAGACCACCAGGACCAACCGGTTCAACGCGCTGACCGCCTCGCAGGCGCAGCTCAACGCGGCCTTCGACCCCGCGGTCGCGGGCAAGTTCACGGACTACTTCCCCACACCGGAGTTCGGGGCGCACATCGCGCTGCTGCCCACCGGCAAGATCCTCGCGTTCTCCTTCGAGAGCGTCGAGGACAACCCGCAGAAGGAGACCGCGCCCACCGATGTCATCGGCCACCAGAACGCCGGCCGCGCCTACCTGTGGGACCCGTCGAAGGGCAGCGGCCCCGCGGCGTTCAAGGCGGTCCCGCCGCCGGTCGTCGACATGCCGGACGGGACGGGCGAGCCGCGCCCGGCGCCGTTCTTCTGCGCCGGCCACTCCTACCTGTCCAACGGCATGGTCGGCGTCTTCGGCGGCAACCTGGGCGGCAACGGCGGCACCGGCGCCAAGCTCGCCCTGGTCTTCGACCCGTGGACGGAGACCTGGCACCAGCAGCAGGACCTGGCGGTCGGGCGCTGGTACCCGTCCGTGGTCACCGGCGCCGACGGCCGGCTGCTGATCATGTCCGGCCAGTCCGAACTGGGTTGGGGCACTCCGACCCCGCTCATCGAGCGCTTCCCCGCCAAGGGCGTCGACCTCTCCTACACGCCCGGCAGCGTCCCGGACGGCCTCCCGTCGGACCAGTGGAAGACGGACGCCCCATACCGGATGGACTACCCGCACCTCTTCTCGCTGCGGGACGGCAAGGTCTACGGCTTCGGCCGCGACGCCGACCAGCAGTGGACGTTCAACCCCGCCGACGAGTCCCGCGGCAAGCTGCCGGACCGCCCCGACGGCGGACTGCGCAACTACGGCTCCGCCGTCGCCCTGCCGGGCGGCAGCGCCGGCCCCGACTCGGTCCTGATCCTGGGCGGCAACCGCAACGACCGCAACACCTACCGCTTCTCCAACGGCACTTGGACCACCGACACCCAGCGGGCCTTCGGCCGGACCCAGGACGACACGCTGATCCTGCCGAACGGCAACCTGTTCACCGTCAACGGCTCCTACGACATCCGCGACTACGGCAACGGCCCCTACAACCCCAACGCCGACCTCAAGTACCGCCAGACCGAGCTGCGCGACGCCCAGGGCCGCTGGACCCTCGGCCCGGTCCAGCGCCTGCCGCGCGGCTACCACTCCAACGCCGTCCTGCTGCCGGACGGGCGGATCATGGTCACCGGCGACGAACTCCAGCAGATCGCCAACAACCCCGACATCAAGTCGGGCATGAACGGCACCATCGAGATCTACGAACCCCCCTACCTGCACCAGGGCCCGCGCCCGGTGCTCAGCAAGGCGCCCACCCGCGCGCTGGACTACAACTCGAGCTTCAAGGTCAGCAGCAGCACGGCGTCCCAGGTCAGCCGCGCCGTGCTGGTCGCGCCCATCACCTCCACCCACTCGGTGGACACCAGCCAGCGGCACCTGGAGCTTCAGATCACCGGCCGCTCGGGCGACCGGCTGGAGTTGAAGACGCCGCCGTCGGCGCAGGCGGCGCCGCCCGGCTACTACATGCTCTTCCTGCTGGACGCCGCCGGCGTTCCCAGTGAGGCCAAGTTCGTTCACATCGCCCCGGGTTCCTGA
- a CDS encoding tautomerase family protein, whose translation MPLVRISLSSDRPAESRRPIADAVHRALVKEVGIPEGDRFQIIEVLATDAMLFDPEYLDVPRQDVVCVQITLRAGRDAQLKQRLYARIAEEAAAVGVRPQDVFVVLTENGSADWSVGNGQAQLLDEELLARWR comes from the coding sequence ATGCCCCTTGTCCGCATCTCGCTCAGCTCCGACCGCCCCGCCGAGAGTCGGCGCCCGATCGCCGACGCCGTACATCGCGCCCTGGTCAAGGAAGTTGGGATCCCCGAGGGTGACCGCTTCCAGATCATCGAGGTGCTGGCGACCGACGCGATGCTGTTCGACCCGGAGTACCTCGATGTGCCGCGCCAGGACGTCGTCTGCGTCCAGATCACGCTCCGCGCCGGCCGCGACGCGCAGCTCAAGCAGCGGCTCTACGCACGCATCGCCGAGGAAGCCGCCGCGGTCGGGGTGCGGCCGCAGGACGTGTTCGTGGTGCTGACCGAGAACGGGTCGGCGGACTGGTCGGTGGGGAACGGCCAGGCGCAGCTGCTCGACGAGGAACTCCTCGCCCGCTGGCGCTGA
- a CDS encoding NAD(P)-dependent oxidoreductase — MNLVSVGFIGLGVMGEPMALNLLKAGTPLLVWNRTTAKTRTLAAAGAEVAPDAASVFARSEVVILMLLDDPGVDAVLGRGTPAFAERVADRTIVNMGTFAPTYSQELAAQVRAAGGRYVEAPVSGSSTQAAAGELVGLLAGEPEVVAAVRPLLEPLCRELNFCGPVPNGLLMKLAVNTFLITQVTGLAESFQFARRQGLDLDQLVSVLGAGPLASPTMRLKAPKLADEDFSVQASITDSQKVARLITDAAATAGIAAPLLDVCRALFAETGQLGYADADMAAVVKAIEARGRAADGPADR; from the coding sequence ATGAACTTAGTCTCCGTGGGTTTCATCGGGCTGGGCGTCATGGGCGAGCCGATGGCGCTCAATCTGCTGAAGGCCGGCACCCCGCTGCTGGTCTGGAACCGCACCACCGCCAAGACCCGCACCCTGGCGGCCGCCGGCGCCGAGGTGGCCCCCGACGCGGCGAGCGTGTTCGCCCGCAGCGAGGTCGTCATCCTGATGCTGCTCGACGACCCGGGCGTGGACGCCGTCCTCGGCCGCGGCACGCCGGCCTTCGCCGAGCGCGTCGCCGACCGCACGATCGTCAACATGGGGACGTTCGCGCCGACTTACTCCCAGGAGCTGGCGGCGCAGGTCCGCGCCGCCGGCGGCCGCTACGTCGAGGCGCCGGTCTCCGGATCGAGCACCCAGGCCGCCGCCGGCGAGTTGGTCGGGCTGCTGGCCGGGGAGCCGGAGGTCGTCGCGGCGGTGCGCCCGCTGCTCGAACCGCTGTGCCGCGAGCTCAACTTCTGCGGGCCGGTGCCCAACGGCCTGCTGATGAAGCTGGCGGTCAACACCTTCCTGATCACCCAAGTGACCGGGCTGGCCGAGTCGTTCCAGTTCGCGCGCCGCCAGGGGCTCGATCTCGACCAGCTGGTCTCGGTGCTCGGCGCGGGGCCGCTGGCGAGCCCGACGATGCGGCTGAAGGCGCCCAAGCTGGCCGACGAGGACTTCTCGGTCCAGGCGTCGATCACCGACTCCCAGAAGGTCGCCCGGCTGATCACCGACGCCGCCGCCACGGCCGGCATCGCCGCCCCACTGCTCGACGTCTGCCGAGCGCTCTTCGCCGAGACCGGCCAACTCGGCTACGCGGACGCTGACATGGCCGCCGTCGTCAAGGCCATCGAGGCCCGCGGCCGGGCCGCCGACGGCCCGGCCGATCGCTGA
- a CDS encoding DUF6879 family protein has protein sequence MTEFITDEQFDHLFGDGFQHTAWRLESRATYGSDRDGEGFRRWARGEDPLTDPARPWCQNIRAQVEAGKRIERVRIADDPISAGQAYLLAVGWANVAAGEDIRHLPRRLAADLGVPLRDFWLFDSRILLEMHFDQADNYLGAELIEDVAEVARACQIRDAAWHYAVPRDEFAKTVPSAA, from the coding sequence GTGACCGAGTTCATCACCGACGAGCAGTTCGACCACCTCTTCGGCGACGGGTTCCAACACACCGCATGGCGCCTGGAGAGCAGGGCCACGTACGGATCCGACCGAGACGGTGAAGGGTTCCGGCGCTGGGCCCGCGGCGAGGACCCGCTGACTGATCCGGCGCGCCCGTGGTGCCAGAACATCAGGGCGCAGGTTGAAGCTGGGAAGCGGATCGAGAGGGTGCGGATCGCTGACGATCCGATCTCGGCCGGCCAGGCATACCTGTTGGCCGTCGGATGGGCGAACGTGGCCGCTGGGGAGGACATCAGGCATCTGCCACGCCGACTCGCTGCCGACCTGGGAGTGCCGCTGCGCGACTTCTGGCTGTTCGACTCGCGCATCCTGCTGGAGATGCATTTTGACCAGGCCGACAACTACCTCGGCGCGGAGCTGATCGAGGATGTCGCCGAGGTGGCCAGGGCCTGTCAAATCAGGGACGCGGCATGGCATTACGCGGTCCCCCGCGACGAGTTCGCGAAGACGGTACCGTCGGCAGCGTGA
- a CDS encoding helix-turn-helix transcriptional regulator, which yields MSTDYQRARTALGARLRQLRDDAGLSGRALAAAADWPHSKISKLETGRQTATEADLTAWAEHTGHPTVAASLHADLRGLETQYRSWKRRLASGHQVVQHEAGAEERSAGLIRAYEPNVIPGILQTPDYARAVLASGAVLHQSPADTEDAVRERMRRQDLLYERGRRFQFILWEGSLHAQVCSREALRAQLDRLTGLVGLDTVQLGVIPFSATLPLTLRHGFWIHDDTHVTVETINAALWLDSDHDVALYARAWAMYEQVALGGAEAHRLIGRARHALGST from the coding sequence GTGAGCACCGACTACCAGCGGGCCCGGACGGCCCTCGGCGCGCGGCTGCGCCAACTCCGTGACGACGCCGGACTGTCCGGCCGCGCGCTGGCCGCCGCCGCCGACTGGCCGCACTCCAAAATCTCGAAACTGGAGACGGGACGGCAGACGGCGACCGAGGCCGACCTCACCGCCTGGGCTGAGCACACCGGCCACCCAACGGTGGCAGCCTCTCTGCACGCGGACCTCCGTGGTCTGGAGACTCAGTACCGATCCTGGAAACGCCGCTTGGCGTCCGGCCATCAGGTTGTCCAACATGAGGCCGGCGCGGAAGAGCGCAGCGCCGGTCTCATCCGGGCCTACGAGCCGAACGTCATCCCGGGCATACTCCAGACGCCGGACTACGCGCGCGCGGTCCTGGCCAGTGGGGCTGTGCTCCACCAGTCTCCGGCGGACACCGAGGACGCAGTCCGTGAGCGGATGCGGCGCCAGGATCTGCTGTACGAGCGCGGTCGCCGGTTCCAGTTCATCCTGTGGGAAGGGTCCCTCCACGCCCAGGTGTGCTCTCGTGAGGCTCTGCGCGCCCAACTCGACCGGCTGACCGGGCTCGTGGGCCTCGACACCGTACAGCTCGGCGTCATCCCCTTCTCGGCCACTCTGCCGCTCACGCTGCGGCACGGATTCTGGATCCACGACGACACGCACGTCACGGTAGAGACGATCAACGCGGCGCTGTGGCTGGACAGCGACCACGACGTGGCGCTCTACGCGCGGGCGTGGGCGATGTACGAGCAGGTCGCCCTTGGGGGCGCCGAGGCGCATCGACTGATCGGACGCGCACGGCACGCCCTCGGGAGTACCTGA
- a CDS encoding GNAT family N-acetyltransferase — protein MYLRDGHRRHGVARQLMEAVHAEARAAGCSRVEWTADRENPPALELYEALGVRPHPGKIFYRSAV, from the coding sequence CTGTATTTACGCGATGGCCATCGCCGCCATGGCGTAGCCCGCCAGCTGATGGAAGCGGTCCACGCGGAGGCCCGGGCGGCAGGATGCTCGCGGGTGGAGTGGACGGCTGACCGGGAGAACCCGCCGGCGCTGGAACTGTACGAGGCACTCGGCGTGCGGCCCCACCCGGGGAAGATCTTCTACCGGTCGGCGGTGTGA
- a CDS encoding NUDIX hydrolase, protein MWLDVVEIPGVGRVDHHVVTMPKPSVTSVVTNEDGEFLLLYRHRFITGRWGWEVPAGWAEPGEDPALAISREIEEETGWRPSSVVPLIEYDALSGISTMRFQCFHATGCKLIGAPTDRSEATRVEWLPQAEVVCLLTSGEIPDGPSLTALSYYLGPHRLRDTSPEDASRRP, encoded by the coding sequence GTGTGGCTGGACGTCGTCGAGATCCCGGGTGTCGGCCGGGTCGACCATCATGTGGTCACGATGCCGAAGCCGTCGGTGACCTCGGTCGTCACGAACGAGGACGGCGAATTCCTCCTGCTGTACCGACACCGCTTCATCACCGGACGCTGGGGCTGGGAGGTGCCGGCTGGCTGGGCGGAGCCCGGCGAGGATCCGGCGCTCGCGATCAGCCGGGAGATCGAGGAAGAGACCGGCTGGCGGCCGAGCAGCGTGGTCCCGCTGATCGAATATGACGCCCTGTCGGGGATCTCCACCATGCGGTTCCAGTGCTTCCATGCCACTGGCTGCAAGCTGATCGGCGCCCCTACCGACCGCAGCGAGGCCACCCGGGTGGAGTGGCTGCCGCAGGCCGAGGTCGTGTGCCTGTTGACCAGCGGTGAAATCCCCGACGGGCCGTCACTCACAGCGCTTTCCTACTACCTGGGACCGCACCGACTGAGGGACACCAGCCCGGAGGACGCCAGCCGAAGGCCCTGA
- a CDS encoding helix-turn-helix domain-containing protein, with protein sequence MQWSEQDISNCGIGRALEVVGRPWALLIVREVSRGLGRFDEIQRHLAVSAAVLSRRLDELVESQLLARVPYQEAGRRTRYSYQLTSRGVELYPILLSLKEWGDRHRADPAGPATVHRHADCGGDVHVALVCDRGHQVTGLAEVDLRSGPGARPRP encoded by the coding sequence GTGCAGTGGAGCGAACAGGACATCAGCAACTGCGGCATCGGCCGAGCGCTTGAGGTGGTCGGCCGCCCCTGGGCCCTGTTGATCGTCCGTGAGGTGTCCCGGGGGCTGGGCCGCTTCGATGAGATCCAGCGCCATCTGGCGGTCTCGGCCGCAGTGCTGTCGCGTCGGCTCGACGAACTGGTCGAGTCGCAGCTGCTGGCCCGCGTCCCCTACCAGGAGGCTGGCCGGCGCACCCGCTACAGCTATCAACTCACGTCGCGCGGCGTGGAGTTGTACCCGATCCTGCTCTCACTCAAGGAGTGGGGAGACCGTCACCGCGCGGACCCCGCCGGCCCGGCGACGGTACATCGGCACGCCGATTGCGGCGGCGATGTGCACGTGGCGCTCGTCTGCGACCGGGGCCACCAGGTGACCGGGCTGGCCGAGGTCGACCTGCGCAGCGGTCCGGGAGCCCGCCCCAGGCCGTAG
- a CDS encoding AfsR/SARP family transcriptional regulator, which yields MTRSLLAVLLAEAGRTVPDGQLVAALWGERPPATATASLHNHVMRLRRLLGDGGAARIRRSLDGYLIEVRPGELDLHDFEDAARRGRAALADGDWARAAEELARGLALWQGEPLVGLRACARQAAGADRLSEARLQAVEQLAEARLRLHAYGQVIADLGPMVRRHPWAENLHGHLMHALYGAGRQADALAAFQQLRRELRAELGVEPSTAVRELHHRILTGDPTLLSGPPAPPAGLGDGDAVGVGGGVGETALDDLADALRAALAAVRRLGDRSGEARVRVALAQTLIRLAAYREAERELLAAQQISRVCCLNRA from the coding sequence ATGACTCGCAGCCTGCTGGCGGTCCTGCTCGCCGAGGCCGGACGGACGGTGCCGGACGGGCAGTTGGTCGCCGCCCTGTGGGGCGAGCGGCCGCCGGCCACGGCCACGGCCTCACTGCACAACCACGTGATGCGGCTGCGCCGACTGCTCGGCGACGGCGGGGCCGCCCGGATCCGGCGCTCGCTGGACGGCTACCTGATCGAGGTCCGACCCGGGGAACTGGACCTGCACGACTTCGAGGACGCCGCCCGGCGCGGTAGGGCGGCACTGGCGGACGGCGACTGGGCCCGGGCGGCCGAGGAGCTGGCCCGGGGGCTGGCCCTGTGGCAGGGCGAGCCGCTGGTCGGCCTGCGGGCCTGCGCCCGGCAGGCCGCCGGCGCGGATCGGCTGTCCGAGGCACGTCTCCAGGCGGTCGAACAGCTCGCCGAGGCGAGGCTGCGACTGCACGCCTACGGCCAGGTCATTGCCGACCTCGGCCCGATGGTCCGCCGCCACCCGTGGGCCGAGAACCTGCACGGCCACCTGATGCACGCCCTGTACGGCGCCGGCCGGCAGGCCGACGCGCTGGCCGCCTTCCAGCAGCTGCGCCGCGAGCTGCGCGCCGAGCTCGGGGTCGAACCCTCCACGGCCGTAAGGGAGTTGCATCACCGGATCCTGACCGGCGACCCCACCCTGCTGAGCGGCCCGCCGGCCCCACCCGCGGGGCTCGGGGACGGGGACGCCGTCGGGGTCGGAGGCGGGGTCGGCGAGACCGCGCTGGACGACCTGGCGGACGCGCTGCGCGCGGCACTGGCGGCGGTGCGCCGCCTCGGCGACCGGAGCGGCGAGGCCCGGGTCCGGGTGGCCCTGGCCCAGACGCTGATCCGGCTGGCCGCCTACCGGGAGGCGGAGCGGGAACTGCTGGCCGCCCAGCAGATCAGCCGGGTCTGCTGCCTCAACCGGGCGTAA